The following proteins are co-located in the Micromonospora coriariae genome:
- a CDS encoding GNAT family N-acetyltransferase: MTDLDVMTLRAAYDNQLRPEIPDPVPAGVTVERDGPLVRIFGLDAGGFLTYRDLGGLTGDALDELIARQVELFRQRGESVEWKLNGHDEPADLADRLRAAGFVAQERETVVIGPVAPLAAALPVAPEGVRLREVTSRSDLERIAAMEEEVWQEDRSHLVWGLAKEIDADPHSITVVVAEADETVVSAGWVRFPANTGFGTLWGGSTLPQWRRKGIYRALVTYRARLADQRGRTLLQVDASEDSRPILQRLGLVPVTTTTPYVYTP; encoded by the coding sequence GTGACCGATCTTGATGTGATGACACTGCGCGCCGCCTACGACAACCAGCTCCGCCCGGAGATCCCGGACCCGGTTCCGGCCGGGGTGACGGTGGAGCGCGACGGGCCCCTGGTCCGGATCTTCGGGCTCGACGCCGGTGGATTCCTCACCTACCGCGACCTGGGCGGGTTGACCGGCGACGCGCTGGACGAGCTGATCGCCCGGCAGGTGGAGCTGTTCCGCCAGCGCGGCGAGTCGGTGGAGTGGAAGCTCAACGGGCACGACGAGCCGGCGGATCTGGCGGACCGCCTGCGCGCCGCCGGCTTCGTGGCGCAGGAGCGGGAGACCGTCGTGATCGGGCCGGTCGCGCCCCTGGCGGCCGCGCTGCCGGTCGCCCCCGAGGGGGTACGCCTGCGGGAGGTGACCTCCCGGTCCGACCTGGAGCGGATCGCCGCCATGGAGGAGGAGGTCTGGCAGGAGGACCGCTCGCACCTCGTCTGGGGGCTGGCCAAGGAGATCGACGCCGACCCGCACTCGATCACGGTGGTGGTGGCCGAGGCGGACGAGACGGTGGTGAGCGCCGGCTGGGTGCGATTCCCGGCGAACACCGGCTTCGGCACCCTCTGGGGTGGGTCCACCCTGCCGCAGTGGCGTCGCAAGGGCATCTACCGGGCGCTGGTCACCTACCGGGCGCGGCTGGCCGACCAGCGGGGCCGGACGCTGCTGCAGGTCGACGCATCCGAGGACAGCCGACCGATCCTGCAGCGGCTCGGCCTCGTCCCGGTCACCACCACCACCCCGTACGTCTACACTCCGTGA
- a CDS encoding YidH family protein, with protein MWEAIRRWFDPADLRSVGEPPDYRFSLANERTFLAWLRTGLALVGGGLAAAQFLPPLPLTHLREIISVALLLLGGTVAVRAVDHWARTERAIRLGQELPASRFPAVLALAVGAGAVLLVVAVLARTIGDG; from the coding sequence GTGTGGGAAGCGATCAGGCGGTGGTTCGACCCGGCGGACCTACGCTCGGTCGGCGAGCCGCCCGACTACCGCTTCTCCCTGGCCAACGAGCGCACCTTCCTGGCCTGGCTGCGCACCGGCCTGGCGCTGGTCGGCGGCGGGCTGGCCGCCGCGCAGTTCCTGCCGCCGCTGCCGCTGACCCACCTGCGGGAGATCATCTCTGTCGCGCTGCTGCTGCTCGGCGGCACCGTCGCCGTTCGCGCGGTGGACCACTGGGCGCGAACCGAACGGGCCATCCGGCTCGGTCAGGAGCTGCCCGCCTCCCGTTTCCCCGCCGTCCTCGCCCTCGCCGTCGGTGCCGGCGCGGTGCTGCTGGTGGTCGCCGTGCTCGCCAGGACGATCGGCGACGGGTGA
- a CDS encoding DUF202 domain-containing protein translates to MSAGRDPGLQPERTRLAWRRTMLTLTVVTALAVRLGSTGDPTDALIAAVAALLWGAVLVLCWPWGGSGPARTGGPRLRLAALATVGLALLGALLVVHGLW, encoded by the coding sequence GTGAGCGCCGGACGCGACCCGGGGCTCCAACCGGAGCGGACCCGGCTGGCCTGGCGGCGCACCATGCTGACGCTGACGGTGGTGACCGCGCTCGCCGTCCGCCTGGGCTCGACCGGCGACCCGACCGATGCGTTGATCGCCGCCGTCGCCGCGCTGCTCTGGGGGGCCGTGCTCGTGCTCTGCTGGCCCTGGGGCGGCAGCGGGCCGGCTCGCACCGGCGGCCCGCGACTGCGCCTGGCCGCGCTGGCCACCGTCGGGCTCGCGCTGCTCGGCGCGCTGCTGGTGGTTCACGGACTGTGGTGA
- a CDS encoding PLD nuclease N-terminal domain-containing protein: MARLYVLLFLVQIVLAVCALISCLSAEEGQIRALPRIAWVLIILFFPLVGSIAWFVAGREPGSGTRKPWPAGTASTEQPRRRPVAPDDDPEFLRSVQDRAQQQDQELFRRWEEDLRRREDDLRRRDGEPPREGDRPEV; this comes from the coding sequence ATGGCCCGGCTGTACGTACTCCTCTTCCTGGTGCAGATCGTCCTCGCGGTCTGCGCGCTGATCAGTTGTCTCTCCGCCGAGGAGGGCCAGATCCGTGCCCTGCCCCGGATCGCCTGGGTGCTGATCATCCTGTTCTTCCCGCTGGTCGGCTCCATCGCCTGGTTCGTCGCGGGCCGGGAGCCCGGCTCCGGCACCCGCAAGCCCTGGCCGGCCGGCACCGCCTCCACCGAGCAGCCACGCCGCCGCCCGGTCGCGCCCGACGACGATCCGGAGTTCCTCCGCTCCGTGCAGGATCGCGCCCAGCAGCAGGATCAGGAGCTGTTCCGCCGCTGGGAGGAAGACCTGCGCCGGCGCGAGGACGACCTGCGCCGCCGGGACGGCGAACCGCCGCGCGAGGGTGACCGGCCGGAGGTGTGA
- a CDS encoding ABC transporter permease, which yields MTATTLAPALTPARRLSPAAGLRHTFTLAWRSLVQIKHNPMELLDLSIQPVMFVLLFTYVFGTAIAGSSGEYLTFMLPGIMVQNALFATMTTGFGLNNDLTKGVFDRLRALPIARWAPLAGRILADTVKQAWSIALLLGVGAILGFRVGNGLLGVVGAFALLLAFTLAASWISVLVGVLVSEPDKVQIFGFMVIFPLTFTSNIFVPTDRMPGWLQNWVEVNPVTVVADALRGLLVGGPVAGPVLQTLLWGAGIAVIFAPLAVRGLKRRV from the coding sequence GTGACCGCCACAACTCTCGCCCCTGCGCTGACGCCGGCGCGCCGGCTCAGTCCCGCCGCCGGGCTGCGGCACACCTTCACGCTGGCCTGGCGCAGCCTGGTGCAGATCAAGCACAACCCGATGGAGCTGCTCGACCTGAGCATCCAGCCGGTGATGTTCGTGCTGCTGTTCACCTACGTCTTCGGCACCGCCATCGCCGGGTCCTCCGGCGAGTACCTGACCTTCATGCTGCCCGGCATCATGGTGCAGAACGCGCTCTTCGCCACCATGACGACCGGGTTCGGGCTCAACAACGACCTCACCAAGGGCGTCTTCGACCGGCTCCGGGCGCTGCCCATCGCCCGGTGGGCGCCGCTGGCCGGGCGGATCCTCGCCGACACCGTCAAGCAGGCCTGGTCGATCGCGCTGCTGCTCGGCGTCGGGGCGATCCTGGGGTTCCGGGTCGGCAACGGGCTGCTCGGGGTGGTCGGGGCGTTCGCGCTGCTGCTGGCGTTCACGCTGGCCGCGTCCTGGATCTCGGTGCTGGTCGGGGTGCTGGTGAGCGAGCCGGACAAGGTGCAGATCTTCGGCTTCATGGTGATCTTTCCGCTGACCTTCACCAGCAACATCTTCGTGCCCACCGACCGGATGCCGGGCTGGCTGCAGAACTGGGTGGAGGTCAACCCGGTGACCGTGGTGGCCGACGCGCTGCGCGGGCTCCTGGTCGGCGGCCCGGTCGCCGGCCCGGTGCTGCAGACGCTGCTGTGGGGCGCCGGCATCGCGGTGATCTTCGCGCCGCTGGCGGTGCGGGGGCTCAAGCGTCGGGTGTGA
- a CDS encoding ATP-binding cassette domain-containing protein → MDHAIRAEGLVRRFGTTTALAGVDLAVPTGTVFGLLGPNGAGKTTAVRVLATLLRADEGHATVGGFDVVRDAHQVRQLIGLTGQYASVDETLTGAENLLLIGRLLGLSRADAKRRARQLLADFQLSDAADRAAKTFSGGMRRRLDLAASLVGRPQVLFLDEPTTGLDPRSRNDLWDIVRALVSDGVTVLLTTQYLEEADQLAGEIAVVDHGRVIAQGTPEELKAKTGGQTLTVRPADLSDLGIVTAIAGEVSGVTPEVAQNAVTVAVNDPGVLPAVVSRLDAAEIAVAELALRGASLDEVFLSLTGHRAEDAPAGTDLERTPA, encoded by the coding sequence ATGGACCACGCGATCCGCGCCGAGGGCCTGGTGCGGCGTTTCGGCACCACCACCGCCCTCGCCGGGGTTGATCTGGCGGTCCCGACCGGCACCGTCTTCGGCCTGCTCGGGCCGAACGGCGCCGGCAAGACCACCGCGGTACGGGTGCTCGCCACCCTGCTGCGTGCCGACGAGGGGCACGCCACGGTCGGCGGCTTCGACGTCGTCCGCGACGCCCATCAGGTGCGCCAACTGATCGGTCTGACCGGCCAGTACGCCTCGGTCGACGAGACCCTGACCGGCGCGGAGAACCTGCTGCTGATCGGCCGGCTGCTCGGGCTGAGCCGGGCCGACGCGAAGCGGCGGGCCCGCCAACTGCTCGCCGACTTCCAGCTCAGCGACGCCGCCGACCGGGCCGCCAAGACCTTCTCCGGCGGTATGCGCCGCCGGCTGGATCTGGCCGCCAGCCTGGTCGGCCGGCCGCAGGTGCTCTTCCTCGACGAACCGACCACCGGCCTGGACCCGCGCAGCCGCAACGACCTGTGGGACATCGTCCGTGCCCTGGTCTCCGACGGCGTGACGGTGCTGCTCACCACCCAGTACCTGGAGGAGGCCGACCAACTCGCCGGGGAGATCGCGGTCGTCGACCACGGCCGCGTGATCGCGCAGGGCACGCCGGAGGAGCTGAAGGCCAAGACCGGCGGTCAGACCCTCACGGTACGACCGGCCGACCTCTCCGACCTGGGGATCGTGACGGCCATCGCCGGCGAGGTGTCCGGCGTGACTCCGGAGGTGGCCCAGAACGCGGTCACCGTCGCGGTGAACGATCCCGGTGTGCTGCCCGCGGTGGTGAGCCGCCTCGACGCGGCCGAGATCGCGGTCGCCGAGCTGGCGCTGCGCGGCGCCAGCCTGGACGAGGTCTTCCTCTCCCTCACCGGCCACCGGGCCGAGGACGCCCCGGCCGGCACCGATCTGGAAAGGACCCCGGCGTGA
- a CDS encoding acetolactate synthase: MTERVEGHGGELALAALRAHGVREMFTLSGGHVFPLYDAAHKTGFPIYDVRHEQSAVFAAEAVAKLQRRPGLAVLTAGPGVTNGISGMTSAFFNASPVLVLGGRAPAFRWGSGSLQEMDHLPLVAPVTKHAETVFSTDDIPRAVGAALTAALTPHRGPAFLDFPLETVFSVAEADLPAPTGVDPVEPDPVEVSRAATLIAGAQRPVIIAGSDVYAGDAVAALREAAEALQVPVFTNGMGRGSLPPEHPLAFAKARRAALSGADVVVVVGTPLDFRLSFGDFGDAKVVHIVDAPSQRAGHVQPAAAPAGDLRLILSALADHAGDRADHSGWIADLRTAEDAARARDAAEMAAETDPIRPARVYGELRRVLARDAITIGDGGDFVSYAGRYLEPAQPGTWLDPGPYGCLGTGMGYAMGARVSHPDRQICVLMGDGAAGFSLMDVESLVRQKLPVVIVVGNNGIWGLEKHPMRAMYGYDVAADLQPELRYDTVVSALGGAGETVAKAADLGPALQRAFDAGVPYLVNVLTDPTDAYPRSSNLA, translated from the coding sequence ATGACGGAGCGGGTCGAAGGCCACGGCGGGGAGTTGGCGCTCGCGGCGCTGCGGGCGCACGGGGTACGCGAGATGTTCACCCTCTCGGGCGGGCACGTCTTCCCGCTCTACGACGCCGCGCACAAGACCGGCTTCCCGATCTACGACGTCCGGCACGAGCAGTCCGCCGTCTTCGCCGCCGAGGCGGTGGCCAAGCTTCAGCGTCGTCCCGGCCTCGCCGTGCTCACCGCCGGTCCCGGCGTCACCAACGGCATCTCGGGCATGACCAGCGCCTTCTTCAACGCCTCCCCGGTGCTGGTGCTCGGGGGCCGGGCGCCCGCGTTCCGCTGGGGCTCGGGCAGCCTGCAGGAGATGGACCACCTGCCGCTGGTCGCCCCGGTCACCAAGCATGCCGAGACGGTGTTCAGCACCGACGACATCCCGCGTGCGGTGGGTGCGGCGCTCACCGCGGCGCTCACGCCGCACCGCGGCCCGGCCTTCCTCGACTTCCCGCTGGAGACGGTCTTCTCGGTCGCCGAGGCCGACCTGCCCGCCCCGACCGGCGTCGACCCGGTCGAGCCGGACCCGGTTGAGGTGAGCCGGGCCGCCACGCTGATCGCCGGCGCGCAGCGGCCGGTCATCATCGCCGGCTCGGACGTGTACGCCGGCGACGCGGTCGCCGCACTGCGGGAGGCGGCCGAGGCGTTGCAGGTGCCGGTCTTCACAAACGGGATGGGCCGTGGCTCGCTCCCGCCGGAGCACCCGCTCGCCTTCGCCAAGGCCCGCCGGGCGGCGCTCTCCGGCGCCGACGTGGTCGTGGTGGTCGGCACCCCGCTGGACTTCCGGCTCAGCTTCGGCGACTTCGGTGACGCCAAGGTGGTGCACATCGTCGACGCACCCAGCCAGCGCGCCGGGCACGTGCAGCCGGCCGCCGCACCCGCCGGCGACCTGCGCCTGATCCTCTCCGCGCTGGCCGACCACGCGGGTGACCGGGCCGACCACAGCGGCTGGATCGCCGACCTGCGCACCGCCGAGGACGCGGCCCGGGCCCGCGACGCGGCCGAGATGGCCGCCGAGACCGACCCGATCCGGCCGGCGCGGGTCTACGGCGAGCTGCGCCGGGTGCTGGCCCGCGACGCGATCACCATCGGCGACGGCGGCGACTTCGTCTCGTACGCCGGGCGGTACCTGGAGCCGGCCCAGCCCGGCACCTGGCTGGACCCGGGCCCGTACGGCTGCCTGGGCACCGGCATGGGCTACGCGATGGGTGCCCGGGTCAGCCACCCGGACCGGCAGATCTGCGTGCTGATGGGCGACGGTGCTGCCGGCTTCTCGCTGATGGACGTCGAGTCGCTGGTCCGCCAGAAGCTGCCGGTGGTGATCGTCGTCGGCAACAACGGCATCTGGGGTCTGGAGAAGCACCCGATGCGGGCCATGTACGGCTACGACGTCGCCGCCGACCTCCAGCCGGAGCTGCGCTACGACACGGTGGTCAGCGCGCTCGGCGGCGCGGGGGAGACGGTCGCCAAGGCCGCCGACCTGGGGCCGGCCCTGCAGCGGGCGTTCGACGCCGGAGTGCCGTACCTGGTCAACGTGCTCACCGACCCGACCGACGCGTACCCGCGGTCGTCGAACCTGGCCTGA